A region of the Armatimonadota bacterium genome:
AGCAGCCGGTGAGCGAAGTGACGGTCAAGGCCCTGCCGGACAAGATTCCGAGCCACATTGACGTGGACATCTCGCATCTCGAGCTCGGCGACGCCGTGCACGTCGGGGACCTGCAGATCCCGGAGGGAGTCGAGATACTCGCCCCGCCCGCGGAGAGCATGATCGTCAGCGTCAAGCTGCCGCACGTCCGCGTCGAAGAGGTCGCCCCCGTCGAGGAAGCGGAGGAAGGCGCGGAGCCTGCAGAGGGCGCCGAGGAGGCGCCGGCCGCGGAGGCCGAGCAGTCCGAGTAGCCCGGAGAGGGCGAATCCGGGAGACACGACAGACCAGACGGTCCGCCGCACGGCGGGCCGTCTTTTTCTTGTCCGCCAGAGCGGCTCGGAGGACTGGTATAAATACCGGTTTTCGCCCGAATCCCTTGACGAACAGCGAGTTCCGCCGTAGAATGGCAGTATAGTCATTGTCGCGTGCCGGGAGAACGCCTCGGAAGAGAAGGC
Encoded here:
- a CDS encoding 50S ribosomal protein L25, giving the protein QPVSEVTVKALPDKIPSHIDVDISHLELGDAVHVGDLQIPEGVEILAPPAESMIVSVKLPHVRVEEVAPVEEAEEGAEPAEGAEEAPAAEAEQSE